Proteins encoded in a region of the Psychromicrobium lacuslunae genome:
- a CDS encoding Gfo/Idh/MocA family protein — protein sequence MSNETSQPETSQLKVAVIGAGRMGADHISRLEHKITGASVAAVVDIDLARASAAAESVGARALATLGEALALPEVNAVLIATPGFLHEEALLEALAHDLPILCEKPLTPDAASAWRVVQAEVALGRKRIQVGFMRQFDAGYQKLKRIIAEGEKGQLLMLHCAHRNPDTLPDFTESMLITDSVVHEFDAIRFLSDEEIASVQVRRGRGTSLAPEGIDDPQQVLIETESGLLADVEIFVNARYGYEVATQAVFENGTVNIGLGEVTPSFIERFGDAYDVEVQRWVDAARRGEIGGPSAWDGYATAACCEAGVAAQHSSGPVRVELADKPELYR from the coding sequence ATGAGCAACGAAACCAGCCAACCGGAAACCAGTCAATTGAAAGTCGCGGTGATCGGCGCGGGGCGGATGGGTGCCGACCATATTTCCCGCTTAGAGCACAAAATCACCGGAGCTTCGGTGGCGGCCGTGGTGGATATTGACTTAGCCCGGGCCAGTGCGGCAGCCGAGAGCGTGGGCGCTCGTGCGCTGGCCACGTTGGGGGAGGCCTTAGCGTTGCCCGAAGTGAATGCGGTGCTGATTGCCACCCCTGGGTTTCTGCATGAGGAAGCACTGCTGGAGGCTTTGGCGCATGACCTACCGATCCTTTGTGAGAAGCCGCTGACCCCGGACGCGGCCTCGGCCTGGCGAGTGGTGCAGGCCGAAGTGGCGCTGGGTCGGAAACGCATCCAGGTGGGTTTCATGCGGCAATTCGATGCCGGTTATCAAAAGCTCAAGCGCATCATCGCCGAGGGCGAGAAGGGGCAGCTGCTGATGCTGCACTGCGCGCATCGCAACCCAGACACCCTGCCTGATTTTACTGAATCGATGTTGATCACCGATTCAGTGGTTCATGAGTTTGATGCGATCCGCTTCTTGAGCGACGAGGAGATCGCTTCGGTTCAGGTGCGGCGCGGGCGTGGCACAAGTCTCGCTCCGGAAGGTATCGATGATCCGCAGCAGGTGCTGATTGAAACTGAATCTGGACTGCTGGCGGATGTCGAAATCTTCGTTAATGCGCGCTACGGCTACGAGGTGGCGACTCAGGCCGTCTTCGAAAACGGCACCGTGAACATCGGCCTGGGCGAAGTCACGCCGAGCTTCATTGAGCGCTTTGGCGATGCTTACGACGTTGAGGTGCAGCGCTGGGTGGATGCCGCTCGGCGGGGCGAGATCGGTGGACCGAGCGCCTGGGACGGTTATGCCACCGCCGCCTGTTGCGAAGCCGGAGTCGCGGCGCAGCACAGCTCCGGGCCGGTTCGGGTAGAACTTGCCGACAAACCAGAACTCTATCGTTGA
- the iolB gene encoding 5-deoxy-glucuronate isomerase, producing MTEWVYPRGSAQQGEWDVSLGGFDSSTEVPGWRHTGLKVATLEAGDAVQIPGAAEERLVIPLSGSFQVQVAGDAGVEYFELAGRNSVFAGPTDVAYAGIWCTLTVSSEAGGRVAIATAAATEPFPALRLASENVPVELRGAGNCSRQVHNFGTPGTLAADRFIVCEVLTPAGNWSSYPPHKHDVEQDGESSLEEIYYFETIAVDSAAADSDPIGYQRVYASDDRPIDIAAEVRSGDVVLVPYGWHGPAMAAPGYHLYYLNVMAGPGELRQWLINDDPHHGWVRESWEDQQVDPRLPFGP from the coding sequence ATGACAGAGTGGGTCTACCCGCGCGGCAGTGCGCAACAGGGCGAGTGGGATGTCTCCTTAGGCGGCTTCGATTCCAGCACTGAGGTGCCTGGCTGGCGGCACACCGGGCTCAAAGTCGCTACCCTGGAGGCCGGTGACGCAGTGCAGATTCCTGGCGCGGCCGAGGAACGGCTGGTGATTCCACTCAGCGGCTCGTTCCAGGTCCAAGTGGCCGGGGATGCCGGCGTTGAATATTTTGAGCTGGCCGGCCGTAACTCTGTTTTTGCCGGGCCCACTGATGTCGCCTACGCCGGGATCTGGTGCACCCTAACGGTGAGCAGCGAGGCGGGCGGACGGGTAGCCATCGCCACTGCCGCCGCCACTGAGCCTTTTCCTGCCCTCCGACTGGCCTCGGAGAATGTGCCAGTCGAGCTAAGGGGCGCCGGGAACTGTTCCCGCCAAGTTCATAATTTCGGCACCCCGGGAACCTTAGCGGCTGATCGTTTCATCGTCTGCGAGGTGCTCACCCCCGCCGGAAATTGGTCTTCCTACCCGCCGCATAAACACGACGTCGAGCAGGACGGTGAAAGCTCGCTGGAGGAAATCTATTACTTTGAGACCATTGCGGTGGACAGTGCTGCCGCCGACTCCGACCCGATCGGATATCAGCGCGTCTATGCCTCTGACGACCGCCCGATTGATATCGCCGCCGAGGTACGCAGCGGCGACGTGGTGCTAGTGCCCTATGGCTGGCACGGCCCGGCGATGGCCGCTCCCGGCTACCATCTCTACTACCTCAATGTGATGGCCGGGCCGGGCGAGCTGCGGCAATGGCTGATTAATGATGACCCGCATCACGGCTGGGTGCGGGAAAGTTGGGAAGATCAGCAGGTTGATCCCCGACTACCGTTCGGACCGTAG
- a CDS encoding Cgl0159 family (beta/alpha)8-fold protein has protein sequence MSDYRELSKIRLEDPSAVARAAQARRRHPGVSAARQNFIVAADHPARGALSVGEDPTAMADRSVLLDRLQIALANPRVDGVLASPDVLDDLLLLGALEGKLVFGSMNRGGLAGLVNEIDDRFTGHSAAALKSLGADGGKMLTRICYQDPATANALEASAQAVTALAENRLIAMIEPFISVRDSAGKIGNDLSPEAVITSMAIASGLGASSAYSWLKIPVVEQMERVVAATTLPIVLLGGDPPTASQQAVEATFERWRQALCLPGVQGLTVGRSLLYPADGDVAAAVENAASLLRDDTVTQRGGTL, from the coding sequence ATGAGTGACTACCGTGAACTGAGCAAAATAAGGCTTGAGGACCCGTCGGCAGTAGCCAGGGCAGCGCAAGCTCGACGGCGGCATCCGGGGGTTAGTGCTGCCCGGCAGAACTTCATTGTGGCGGCAGATCACCCGGCCCGTGGCGCGCTCTCGGTGGGTGAAGATCCAACCGCGATGGCGGACCGCTCGGTCTTGCTGGACCGCCTGCAAATTGCGTTGGCGAATCCGCGCGTCGATGGGGTCTTGGCATCCCCGGACGTGCTCGACGATTTACTGCTGTTGGGTGCCCTCGAAGGAAAACTGGTTTTTGGCTCGATGAACCGGGGCGGCTTGGCTGGTTTGGTCAATGAAATCGATGACCGATTCACCGGACATAGCGCTGCGGCGCTCAAAAGCCTCGGCGCGGATGGCGGCAAGATGCTGACCAGGATCTGCTATCAAGACCCCGCCACCGCGAATGCGCTTGAAGCCTCAGCGCAGGCGGTCACCGCGCTGGCCGAGAACCGCCTGATTGCGATGATCGAGCCCTTTATTTCGGTTCGAGATTCTGCTGGCAAGATCGGCAACGACCTCAGCCCGGAGGCGGTGATTACCTCAATGGCGATCGCCTCCGGGTTGGGAGCGAGCAGTGCCTACTCTTGGTTGAAAATCCCGGTGGTGGAGCAGATGGAGCGCGTAGTGGCGGCGACCACGCTGCCGATTGTCTTATTGGGCGGCGATCCGCCAACGGCTAGTCAGCAAGCCGTTGAGGCAACCTTTGAGCGTTGGCGGCAAGCGCTCTGCCTGCCCGGCGTGCAGGGCCTTACCGTGGGCCGCAGTTTGCTCTACCCGGCGGACGGTGATGTGGCGGCAGCGGTAGAGAACGCGGCCTCCCTACTACGTGATGACACAGTGACCCAGCGCGGAGGAACGCTATGA
- the iolC gene encoding 5-dehydro-2-deoxygluconokinase produces MPHDVLTMGRISVDIYPNDIGVDLEDVTSFGKYLGGSPSNVAVAAARHGRDTAVITRTGDDPFGSYLHRELKKFGVSDKFVSAVPVWPTPVTFCAIKPPEDFPLYFYRTPTAPDLQVQAADITDTETGEAVTAARIFWFTVTGLCQQPSRAAHLAALTARPRRNLAEGQFTALDLDYRPMFWSSETEAAEAIAQVLPEITVAIGNEQECAVAVGPGTPDQQADRLLAAGVKVAVVKLGPQGVLAKTAEERVISAPVPVQTLNGLGAGDSFGGAFCHGLLAGWPLAKVLDFANAAGAIVASRLSCADAMPVSSEVIALLTERGRWAEGDE; encoded by the coding sequence GTGCCTCACGATGTGCTGACCATGGGTCGAATTAGCGTAGATATCTACCCCAATGACATTGGTGTCGATCTGGAAGACGTGACCAGCTTCGGCAAGTACCTAGGGGGTTCACCGAGCAATGTCGCGGTAGCGGCCGCCCGACATGGGCGGGACACCGCGGTGATCACTCGCACCGGTGACGACCCTTTCGGAAGTTACCTGCATCGTGAGCTGAAAAAGTTCGGCGTCAGCGACAAATTTGTCTCTGCGGTGCCGGTGTGGCCGACGCCGGTGACCTTCTGCGCCATCAAGCCGCCCGAAGATTTCCCGCTGTACTTTTACCGAACGCCAACAGCGCCGGACCTGCAGGTCCAGGCAGCGGATATTACGGACACCGAGACCGGTGAGGCGGTTACCGCTGCCCGGATCTTCTGGTTCACCGTGACCGGGCTATGCCAGCAGCCGAGTCGAGCGGCGCACTTGGCTGCTTTGACAGCCCGACCCCGCCGGAACTTAGCCGAGGGACAATTCACCGCTCTCGATCTGGACTATCGGCCGATGTTCTGGTCCTCGGAAACGGAGGCTGCCGAGGCGATTGCTCAAGTACTCCCAGAGATCACCGTGGCGATCGGCAATGAGCAGGAATGCGCCGTCGCCGTCGGTCCCGGAACTCCCGATCAGCAAGCGGACCGATTGCTGGCCGCCGGCGTCAAAGTCGCTGTGGTGAAGCTTGGCCCGCAGGGGGTGCTAGCAAAGACTGCTGAGGAACGGGTGATCTCCGCGCCGGTGCCGGTGCAAACACTCAATGGCCTGGGTGCCGGCGACTCTTTCGGCGGCGCTTTCTGCCACGGCTTGCTCGCTGGCTGGCCGCTCGCCAAGGTTCTTGACTTCGCCAATGCGGCTGGCGCAATCGTCGCTTCTAGGCTCTCCTGCGCCGATGCGATGCCAGTATCGAGTGAAGTAATTGCACTGCTGACCGAACGTGGAAGGTGGGCCGAAGGTGATGAGTGA
- a CDS encoding ABC transporter ATP-binding protein, translated as MSRKKDADAAALEAEQTLEAQGAVATAEHDDDFEEEEYKPTEADGGMFGDMPAKKAKAFWPSAKRLIGLLKNEWLALTAIFIAVLASVVLTVIGPKILGKAMDVIFDGVIGMSLPGNLTKDQVIAGAKAQGNNDFAQMLATSNVVPGHGIDFNQLSFLILVVLSIYFVASLFNWFQGYVLNVIVMRAIRKLRSDVEAKLNRLPLNHFDSGQRGDVLSRVTNDVDNVQQGLQQAFSQLVSSVLLLLGFTVMMFLVSWQLALIALIAIPLSGVVVGIIGSRSQKLFAAQWKNTGALNGQIEESFSGHTLVTLFGREQDMLERFDERNESLFKASFGAQFASGLMMPIMQFINYLSYVGIAVIGGLRVASGQMTLGDATAFIQYSREFNQPLTQMAGMANMLQSGVASAERVFEFLDSEEQEPENARQHLPAKTDGHVEFKDVSFSYTEDKPLIENLSFSARPGSTVAIVGPTGAGKTTLVNLVMRFYELNSGQITVDNVDITELSRAELRSKVGMVLQDAWLFEGTIYENIQYGNLDATEEQIMEAAKATYVDRFVRALPDGYQTVLDDQGDNVSAGEKQLITIARAFVANPSLLILDEATSSVDTRTEVLVQKAMAALRADRTSFVIAHRLSTIRDADTILVMEAGRIVEQGNHQQLIDAQGAYYRLYMSQFAGEDAGEEEELAEQRS; from the coding sequence ATGAGCCGGAAAAAAGACGCAGACGCCGCAGCACTTGAGGCCGAGCAGACGTTAGAGGCTCAGGGGGCGGTAGCCACTGCTGAGCACGACGATGACTTCGAAGAAGAGGAATACAAGCCCACCGAGGCCGATGGTGGCATGTTCGGTGATATGCCGGCGAAGAAAGCCAAGGCTTTCTGGCCGTCCGCGAAACGGCTGATCGGCCTGCTGAAGAACGAGTGGCTGGCACTCACCGCGATCTTCATCGCGGTGCTGGCCTCGGTGGTACTCACCGTGATCGGGCCGAAGATTCTGGGTAAGGCAATGGACGTCATCTTCGATGGCGTGATTGGCATGAGCTTGCCGGGGAATCTGACAAAAGATCAGGTCATCGCTGGGGCGAAGGCGCAGGGCAATAATGACTTCGCGCAGATGCTGGCCACCTCCAATGTGGTGCCCGGTCACGGCATTGACTTCAATCAGCTCTCCTTCCTGATCCTGGTGGTGCTCTCGATCTACTTCGTGGCTTCGCTGTTCAACTGGTTCCAGGGCTATGTGTTGAATGTGATCGTGATGCGGGCGATCCGCAAGCTGCGCAGCGATGTGGAGGCTAAGCTCAACCGCTTGCCGCTCAATCACTTTGATTCCGGCCAGCGCGGTGATGTGCTCTCCCGAGTAACGAATGACGTCGATAACGTGCAGCAGGGTTTGCAGCAGGCGTTCTCGCAATTGGTCAGCTCAGTGCTGTTGCTGCTCGGCTTCACCGTGATGATGTTCCTGGTGTCTTGGCAGCTGGCCTTGATCGCCTTGATCGCCATTCCGCTCTCTGGCGTGGTGGTCGGCATCATCGGTAGCCGTTCGCAGAAGCTCTTTGCCGCGCAGTGGAAGAACACCGGTGCACTCAACGGCCAGATCGAGGAATCCTTCTCGGGGCACACCCTGGTCACCTTGTTCGGCCGCGAACAGGACATGCTGGAGCGCTTTGATGAGCGGAACGAAAGCCTTTTCAAGGCCAGCTTCGGCGCGCAGTTCGCCTCCGGCCTGATGATGCCGATTATGCAGTTCATCAATTACCTGAGCTACGTGGGTATCGCGGTGATCGGTGGTCTGCGGGTTGCTTCGGGTCAGATGACCTTGGGTGATGCCACTGCCTTCATCCAGTACTCACGTGAGTTCAACCAGCCGCTGACTCAGATGGCTGGGATGGCGAATATGCTGCAATCGGGTGTTGCCTCGGCTGAGCGAGTTTTCGAGTTCCTGGATTCCGAGGAGCAGGAACCGGAGAATGCTCGCCAGCACTTGCCGGCCAAGACCGATGGTCACGTCGAGTTCAAGGACGTTTCGTTCAGCTACACCGAGGACAAGCCGCTGATCGAGAATCTCTCCTTCTCGGCCAGGCCTGGTTCGACAGTTGCCATTGTTGGACCAACCGGTGCTGGTAAGACCACTCTGGTGAATTTGGTAATGCGCTTCTACGAGCTCAACTCCGGGCAGATCACCGTTGACAACGTTGATATCACCGAGCTGAGCCGTGCTGAGCTGCGCTCCAAGGTGGGTATGGTGCTGCAGGACGCCTGGTTGTTCGAGGGCACCATTTACGAAAATATTCAGTACGGCAATCTGGATGCTACTGAGGAGCAGATCATGGAGGCGGCGAAGGCCACCTACGTTGACCGCTTCGTGCGGGCGCTGCCGGATGGCTACCAGACCGTGCTGGATGATCAGGGCGATAACGTGAGCGCCGGTGAAAAACAGCTGATCACCATTGCCCGAGCCTTCGTGGCCAACCCGTCGCTGTTGATCCTGGACGAGGCGACCAGCTCGGTCGATACTCGCACCGAGGTACTGGTGCAGAAGGCCATGGCTGCGTTACGCGCCGACCGCACCAGTTTCGTGATCGCACACCGACTCTCCACCATCCGCGACGCGGACACCATCTTGGTGATGGAAGCTGGACGCATTGTCGAGCAGGGGAACCATCAGCAGCTGATCGACGCGCAGGGTGCCTACTACCGGCTCTACATGTCCCAATTCGCCGGGGAAGACGCCGGTGAAGAAGAGGAGCTGGCCGAGCAACGCTCGTAG
- a CDS encoding Abi family protein → MVEYTKEWLSIEEQVNKLRSRGVEVTDSAACKRLLLATGYYRLTGYLYPFRKSMVWTDGNGKEVRTILSDYQPGTSVTQVQKLIDFDRKLRLLILDGIERVEVSLRMQIGYILGQRSPYAHLAESTFIAGFTEQILIEDESEEEGSGHTTSKFDQWKAHLRHSQDSSKEEFVKHFTNKYDGNLPIWVLTEIMELGQLGKLYRALQNDLATAIAEAFEVPRKQWMSSWVASLNYVRNVAAHHARLFNRKLVYPPSRPPNNQIPLLAHLRSGEMPKEFGVYSAFAVIAYLLRTIEPGSAWPKRVATLVADFPESAQLSKRSMGFPDNWLQEQLWTVSDDSSV, encoded by the coding sequence GTGGTTGAGTACACCAAAGAGTGGCTCTCGATCGAAGAGCAGGTCAATAAACTTCGCAGCCGAGGCGTTGAAGTGACTGACTCAGCAGCGTGTAAACGGCTGCTGCTTGCCACTGGGTATTATCGTCTCACGGGATATCTTTATCCTTTCCGAAAATCGATGGTTTGGACCGATGGGAATGGCAAAGAAGTCAGAACCATCCTCAGCGACTATCAACCAGGTACTTCGGTTACCCAGGTCCAGAAACTCATTGATTTTGATCGTAAGCTTCGCCTTCTAATCCTCGACGGAATTGAGCGGGTCGAAGTTTCACTGAGAATGCAGATTGGATACATACTCGGACAAAGATCGCCTTATGCGCACCTAGCAGAGTCTACGTTTATTGCTGGATTCACTGAGCAGATCCTCATTGAGGATGAGTCAGAAGAAGAGGGTTCAGGTCACACCACAAGTAAGTTCGATCAATGGAAAGCTCACCTCAGGCACAGTCAGGATAGTTCCAAAGAGGAATTCGTTAAACATTTTACTAATAAATATGATGGTAATTTGCCCATCTGGGTACTAACCGAAATTATGGAGTTAGGGCAGCTGGGAAAGCTTTACCGAGCACTTCAAAATGACCTGGCCACTGCGATTGCGGAGGCGTTTGAGGTGCCAAGAAAACAGTGGATGAGCAGTTGGGTAGCCTCGCTAAACTATGTTCGCAATGTAGCTGCTCACCATGCTCGATTATTCAATCGAAAACTTGTGTACCCACCGAGTCGTCCGCCGAACAATCAAATCCCTTTACTGGCGCACCTGAGGTCAGGAGAGATGCCCAAGGAGTTTGGTGTATATTCGGCCTTCGCAGTTATTGCATATCTATTGAGAACGATAGAGCCGGGAAGCGCCTGGCCTAAGCGTGTGGCGACACTAGTTGCTGATTTCCCTGAGTCTGCCCAGTTATCAAAGCGATCGATGGGGTTTCCGGACAACTGGTTGCAGGAACAGCTTTGGACAGTTTCTGATGACTCATCGGTTTAA
- a CDS encoding WXG100 family type VII secretion target yields the protein MGEAFLGSNPEDMQDLITKINQAVDQIHQAVNGLDSKATSVQWNGPDANNFKHTEWPQHKQNLNKVADDLHQVGQTVQKQRQQQIDTSGH from the coding sequence ATGGGTGAAGCATTCCTCGGTAGCAATCCGGAAGATATGCAGGATTTGATCACGAAGATCAATCAGGCTGTTGATCAGATTCATCAGGCTGTTAATGGTTTGGATTCCAAGGCTACTTCGGTGCAGTGGAATGGTCCGGATGCTAATAACTTCAAGCACACTGAGTGGCCGCAGCATAAGCAGAACCTGAATAAGGTTGCTGATGATTTGCATCAGGTTGGTCAGACGGTGCAGAAGCAGCGTCAGCAGCAGATCGACACTTCCGGTCACTAG
- the iolD gene encoding 3D-(3,5/4)-trihydroxycyclohexane-1,2-dione acylhydrolase (decyclizing) has protein sequence MTVAQALVTFLAKQYTVDRIAEQAYRERTIPGIFGIFGHGNVAGVGQALKQSQLKDPALMPYYQGRNEQAQVHQAVGYARHTRRRATFAVSTSIGPGSTNLVTGAALATTNRLPALLLPSDIFATRVADPVLQQLERFDSGDTSVNDVFRPVSKYFDRISRPEQLYSALLAAMRVLTDPAETGAVTLSLPQDVQAETLEVPEEFLQERDWRIRRPEPEREDVAEAARLIRAAKRPLIIAGGGVLYAFADDQLQALAEETGIPVANTQAGVGVLAWDHPQSLGAIGSTGSTAANVLAAEADLVIGIGTRYEDFTTASRTAFQNPELRFVNINIAAFDAYKLGATLPVVADARKALLALREALAGYRVSEELRGGIGAQKQRWDQIVDQAFAERGTQLASQNAIIGAVNNAMDARDVVVCAAGSLPGDLHKMWRVRDPFGYHVEYAYSCMGYEIPGGLGLKRAVLDEVARGAASRDVVVMVGDGSYLMMHTELVTAVAERLKLIVVLIQNHGYASIGALSESLGSQRFGTKYRELDAGRHSFDEGAKLPIDLALNAESLGVKVLRVNDTAQLGAALTEAKALPEGSGPILIHIESDPLIDAPSSESWWDVPVSQTSELASTRAAYQRYEEQKSMQRPLLGAASEERTGQLDDRKQRDD, from the coding sequence ATGACGGTGGCTCAAGCCCTGGTGACTTTCCTAGCCAAGCAGTACACGGTTGATCGAATCGCGGAGCAGGCTTACCGGGAACGCACCATTCCGGGCATTTTCGGCATTTTCGGTCACGGTAATGTGGCCGGGGTGGGGCAGGCGCTCAAACAATCCCAGTTGAAAGATCCCGCTCTGATGCCTTACTACCAGGGTCGAAATGAGCAAGCTCAAGTCCACCAAGCGGTCGGCTATGCCCGGCACACCCGGCGTCGGGCAACTTTTGCTGTGAGCACCTCGATCGGCCCGGGATCAACCAACTTGGTCACCGGTGCCGCCTTGGCCACCACTAACCGGCTGCCCGCACTACTGCTGCCTTCGGATATCTTCGCCACCCGGGTGGCCGATCCGGTACTACAACAACTTGAACGGTTCGATTCCGGTGATACCTCGGTCAACGATGTCTTCCGCCCGGTTTCGAAGTACTTTGACCGGATTTCCCGACCGGAGCAGCTCTACTCGGCGTTACTTGCCGCGATGCGGGTGCTCACCGATCCAGCGGAGACCGGGGCGGTCACGCTCAGCCTGCCACAGGATGTGCAAGCCGAGACTCTCGAGGTGCCCGAGGAATTCCTGCAGGAGCGCGACTGGCGGATCCGCCGTCCCGAACCGGAGCGCGAAGACGTTGCCGAAGCCGCCAGACTGATCAGGGCAGCTAAACGACCGCTGATTATTGCCGGCGGCGGTGTGCTCTACGCTTTCGCTGATGATCAACTGCAGGCATTGGCGGAAGAAACCGGGATCCCGGTGGCCAATACCCAAGCTGGCGTCGGAGTGCTGGCCTGGGATCATCCGCAATCATTGGGAGCCATCGGCTCCACCGGCAGCACAGCAGCCAATGTGCTGGCCGCCGAGGCAGATCTGGTGATTGGCATCGGTACCCGTTATGAGGATTTCACCACCGCCTCACGGACTGCTTTTCAGAACCCGGAGTTACGCTTCGTGAATATCAACATTGCCGCCTTCGACGCCTATAAGCTCGGCGCGACACTTCCGGTGGTGGCTGATGCTCGAAAAGCCCTGTTAGCACTCCGTGAGGCACTCGCTGGCTATCGAGTCTCCGAGGAACTGCGCGGTGGTATTGGTGCGCAGAAACAACGCTGGGATCAGATAGTGGATCAGGCCTTCGCCGAGCGGGGTACTCAGCTGGCCAGCCAGAACGCCATTATCGGCGCGGTCAATAACGCCATGGACGCGCGCGACGTGGTGGTTTGCGCCGCCGGTTCGCTGCCCGGTGACCTGCACAAAATGTGGCGAGTGCGGGATCCTTTCGGCTATCACGTTGAATATGCCTACTCCTGTATGGGCTATGAGATTCCCGGCGGTCTCGGCCTCAAACGGGCAGTGCTCGACGAAGTCGCACGCGGTGCGGCTTCTCGTGACGTAGTGGTGATGGTGGGGGATGGCTCCTATCTGATGATGCACACCGAGTTGGTCACAGCGGTAGCGGAGCGCTTGAAACTCATTGTGGTGCTGATCCAAAACCACGGCTATGCCTCAATCGGGGCGCTTTCGGAATCGCTTGGCTCGCAGCGATTCGGTACGAAGTACCGCGAACTCGACGCTGGGCGGCACAGTTTTGACGAGGGGGCCAAATTGCCCATCGACCTGGCCCTTAACGCCGAATCCTTGGGCGTTAAGGTGCTGCGGGTTAACGACACCGCGCAATTGGGTGCGGCGCTGACCGAGGCTAAGGCGCTACCCGAGGGCAGCGGACCAATCCTGATCCACATTGAATCGGACCCACTGATTGATGCGCCATCCTCCGAGTCTTGGTGGGACGTGCCGGTTTCCCAAACCTCGGAACTGGCCAGCACCAGGGCCGCCTATCAACGCTACGAGGAGCAAAAGAGCATGCAGCGGCCCTTGCTGGGCGCTGCTTCCGAAGAGAGAACAGGCCAGCTTGACGACAGAAAGCAACGTGATGACTGA
- a CDS encoding DinB family protein, with protein sequence MRVPYDADEKTTLKASLDRHRDAVLWKLEGLGDEQLRQRVTPSGTSPLGLLKHLGYVEYGWFCGTFGEAEEEPWFDTDDPEADLRVAPDESTEQIFGYYERARAAADSAIAKYQVEDTGTAWHGATVTMRWVLVHMVEEVARHAGHLDIIRELIDGRTGDHRQGTAQ encoded by the coding sequence ATGCGAGTACCTTATGACGCGGACGAAAAGACGACACTCAAGGCCAGTCTGGACAGGCACCGAGACGCGGTGCTGTGGAAACTCGAGGGGCTGGGCGATGAGCAACTGCGCCAGCGAGTAACGCCCAGCGGCACCAGCCCGCTCGGTCTGCTGAAGCACCTCGGCTACGTGGAATATGGCTGGTTCTGCGGCACCTTCGGCGAGGCGGAGGAAGAGCCCTGGTTCGATACCGACGATCCGGAAGCGGATCTGCGGGTAGCTCCGGATGAGAGTACTGAGCAGATCTTCGGCTACTACGAGCGCGCTCGAGCCGCAGCGGACTCAGCCATCGCTAAATACCAGGTGGAAGACACTGGTACTGCCTGGCACGGCGCGACGGTGACCATGCGCTGGGTGCTGGTGCACATGGTGGAGGAAGTCGCCCGGCACGCCGGGCATCTCGACATTATCCGCGAACTCATTGACGGCCGCACCGGCGATCACCGGCAGGGCACCGCACAATGA
- a CDS encoding sugar phosphate isomerase/epimerase family protein — MTENKLIIGTAPDSWGVWFADDPQQTPWRRFLDEVAESGYRWIELGPYGYLPAEPAELAEELAQRNLKISAGTVFTAFHRGAEQWQAAWEPARRVAELTAALGGQHIVVIPAMWRDDVTGQAVESGTLDAAAWQSLVDGHNKLGTVLQQEFGLQQQFHSHADSHVCAQPEIERFLKDTDPETVTLCLDTGHAEYGGASSVELIRKYPERIGYLHLKQVDPNILATVRAQNLTWAAANLAGVMTEPPSGLPDLREVIDAVEALNRPIFGIVEQDMYPCDFAKPMPIAKRTKDYLLSCGSRTRLA, encoded by the coding sequence ATGACTGAGAACAAGCTCATTATTGGCACCGCTCCGGATTCCTGGGGAGTTTGGTTTGCCGATGACCCGCAGCAAACTCCCTGGCGGCGCTTTCTCGACGAGGTGGCTGAGTCAGGTTATCGCTGGATCGAACTCGGCCCCTACGGCTACTTGCCCGCTGAACCGGCCGAATTAGCTGAGGAGTTGGCGCAACGGAATCTGAAGATTAGTGCGGGCACGGTGTTTACCGCTTTTCACCGCGGTGCAGAACAGTGGCAAGCTGCCTGGGAGCCTGCCCGCAGAGTGGCTGAACTGACCGCGGCTTTGGGGGGCCAGCACATCGTGGTGATCCCAGCGATGTGGCGCGATGATGTCACCGGCCAAGCAGTGGAAAGTGGCACTCTGGACGCGGCAGCCTGGCAAAGCCTGGTTGACGGTCACAACAAACTAGGCACCGTGCTGCAGCAAGAGTTCGGCCTACAACAGCAATTTCACTCCCACGCTGACTCACATGTTTGCGCTCAACCGGAGATCGAACGATTCCTGAAGGATACTGACCCCGAGACGGTCACGCTGTGCCTGGACACCGGTCACGCAGAATACGGCGGAGCCTCCAGCGTGGAGCTGATTCGCAAATATCCAGAGCGGATCGGTTACCTGCACCTCAAGCAAGTCGATCCCAATATTCTGGCCACCGTGAGGGCGCAGAACTTGACCTGGGCAGCGGCCAATCTCGCCGGTGTGATGACCGAGCCGCCATCCGGTTTACCTGATCTTCGTGAGGTGATTGACGCTGTCGAAGCGCTGAACCGTCCCATTTTCGGCATTGTGGAACAGGATATGTACCCCTGCGACTTTGCCAAGCCAATGCCGATCGCCAAACGAACCAAGGACTATCTACTCTCCTGCGGTTCGCGAACCCGGCTAGCTTGA